From a single Nicotiana tabacum cultivar K326 chromosome 8, ASM71507v2, whole genome shotgun sequence genomic region:
- the LOC107781693 gene encoding polygalacturonase-like: MMGKMSVIILILFFFNLSIAADSMYNVLNYGAKSDGKSDSSKAFLSAWTAACSSTSPATIFVPKGSYLLGNAYFYGQTCKSNAITIRIDGTLIAPSDYNVIGKSGSWIKFERVNGVSIVGGTLNGQGARLWACKNSGKGCPKGATTLAFYNSNNVTISGLTSQDSQMFHILFDGCHNAKLQGVKISAPGNSPNTDGIHLQSSTDVTILNSHIGTGDDCISIGPGNSNLWIENIACGPGHGISIGSLGWDMQEPGVQNVTVTTATFTGTQNGVRVKTWARPSNGFVRNVLFQHAVMNNVDNPIIIDQNYCPDRGNCPNQGSGIKVSDIKYHDIHGTSATEVAVKFDCSKTNPCNEITLQDVNLNFKDHSAEALCVNAGGRASGLQQPNSCLRT; this comes from the exons ATGATGGGAAAAATGAGCGTCATAATtctcatcctcttcttcttcaacttGTCAATAGCAGCAGATTCGATGTATAATGTCCTAAACTATGGAGCAAAATCTGATGGAAAATCCGATTCGTCCAAGGCTTTTCTTAGTGCATGGACTGCAGCATGTAGTTCTACTAGCCCTGCCACCATTTTCGTGCCAAAGGGAAGTTACTTGCTTGGTAATGCATATTTCTATGGTCAAACATGCAAGAGTAATGCCATTACTATACGTATTGATGGCACACTTATAGCTCCATCTGACTATAATGTTATTGGGAAATCTGGAAGCTGGATTAAATTCGAACGAGTCAATGGAGTTTCGATCGTTGGTGGAACCCTAAATGGACAAGGTGCCCGTCTTTGGGCATGCAAAAACTCCGGCAAAGGTTGTCCTAAAGGAGCTACG ACTTTAGCTTTCTACAACTCAAACAACGTTACAATAAGTGGATTAACTTCACAAGACAGCCAAATGTTCCACATTTTGTTCGATGGGTGCCATAACGCCAAGTTACAAGGAGTGAAGATTTCAGCTCCCGGAAATAGCCCCAACACTGATGGAATTCATTTACAGTCATCGACTGATGTTACCATCTTGAATTCTCATATTGGAACTGGCGATGATTGTATTTCAATTGGTCCTGGCAACTCCAACTTGTGGATCGAAAACATCGCCTGTGGCCCTGGCCATGGAATAAG CATTGGGAGCTTAGGTTGGGATATGCAAGAGCCAGGAGTTCAAAACGTGACAGTTACAACGGCAACATTTACTGGAACCCAGAATGGAGTGAGGGTCAAAACATGGGCTAGGCCTAGCAATGGCTTCGTAAGGAATGTTCTTTTTCAACACGCAGTGATGAATAATGTCGATAATCCCATCATCATAGATCAAAATTACTGCCCAGATCGTGGAAATTGTCCTAATCAG GGCTCTGGTATTAAGGTGAGCGATATAAAGTATCACGACATACATGGGACATCGGCCACAGAAGTTGCAGTAAAATTCGATTGCAGCAAAACAAATCCTTGTAATGAGATAACGCTACAAGACGTGAATCTTAATTTTAAAGATCATTCAGCTGAAGCTTTATGTGTTAATGCTGGAGGAAGGGCTTCGGGTCTACAACAACCAAATAGCTGCTTACGAACTTGA